GAGGCGCTGCTCGACCTCGGGGACCGGCATTCCCCCCAGCCACCCTTCGGCCAGCACCTGGTGCCGGGTGCGCACCCAGGCCACGTGGCCGTACTCCGCCGTCGCCTGCTCGGCCAGACGATCAACCGTCCCGGGCCGGGCGTGCAGCCAGCGGAACCGGCCCTCGCCCGAGAGCAGCGTCACCCCGCCCATGATCTCGGGCGACAAGGTGATCGTCTTGTCGCCGACGTCCACCTGACCGTGGTCGGAGGTGACCAGCAGGGCCGCACCGGCCGGCAGGACAGCCAAGACCTCGGCCACGAGATGGTCGGCGGCCGCGACCTCCGCCTCGTAGTGGGCGTGGAGCCCCCACTCGTGGGCGACCTTGTCGATCCCGTCGTAGTAGGCGTACACGAGGGGCTCGCCGTCAGCCAACAGTCGAGCCACCTCGACCGGCAAGGTGGAAGGCATGCGCCAGCCTCGGATCGGAGAGCCTGCGAGATGGGCGGCGGTGAAGCCGGTGCTGACGAACTCCGCCCGCGTCACCGCCGGCACCCGCCTGCCGGCGAAGGCCGGTGCGGGCTGGAAGACGGGCGGGCGAACCTTGGTCCGGGCGTCGCCAGCCTCGGTCCTCCAGCGCAGGACGTTCATCACCTCGCCCTCGCCCACGTGTACCCGGTAGCCGACGACACCGTGCTCCGCCGGGGTCAGGCCCGTCGTGATCGACGTGAGCGCTGTCGCCGTCGTGGTCGGCACGACCGACGTGATGGGCCCTCCGGTCAAGGAGGTCATCGTCGGGGCGAGATGGGGTCTGGCGAGGAACTGCTCCCAGCCGAACCCGTCGAGCACCAGCAGGACCACCTGGTTCGCCGTCCGCACCGGCTCGGGGATCCACGGGGGAGCCTCGTGACGGCGACGATCCAGGAGGGCGCATGCCAGGCCGGAGAGGCAGGCCCCTCCGTAGGTCGGAAGCACGGGGGTCGGAGCCGACAGTGCTGGCTGCAGCGAACCGCTGGCGAGGGGCCGGTCCTCCCGCCCCATCGCCCTCGAAGTCGGCTCGGCCTCCACTACAGCGACCTTACGCCCAGGGGCCCTACCATGGAACACGTGAAGGTGTCGACAAGGGGTGACTACGCCAG
This genomic stretch from Acidimicrobiales bacterium harbors:
- a CDS encoding alkaline phosphatase family protein, yielding MEAEPTSRAMGREDRPLASGSLQPALSAPTPVLPTYGGACLSGLACALLDRRRHEAPPWIPEPVRTANQVVLLVLDGFGWEQFLARPHLAPTMTSLTGGPITSVVPTTTATALTSITTGLTPAEHGVVGYRVHVGEGEVMNVLRWRTEAGDARTKVRPPVFQPAPAFAGRRVPAVTRAEFVSTGFTAAHLAGSPIRGWRMPSTLPVEVARLLADGEPLVYAYYDGIDKVAHEWGLHAHYEAEVAAADHLVAEVLAVLPAGAALLVTSDHGQVDVGDKTITLSPEIMGGVTLLSGEGRFRWLHARPGTVDRLAEQATAEYGHVAWVRTRHQVLAEGWLGGMPVPEVEQRLGDVALVARAPVAFLDPADTGEVRLVSRHGSLTSAEMLVPLLARQA